TCGACGGGCTCGAACAGCAGATGCGTCGTGCCATCCGCCACGCCTTCCGCAGCTCGACCAGCACGCACCCATCGGCGCGGCGTCGCAGCCGCTCCTGGGCCAGCGGCGGGCGAAGCAGGCAGTATGCGGAGCGGGGAGTTATGCGGACCAGGCGCCTACGTGGTCGGGAGGAACGCTGAGAATGCCGCGGCTTCGGTCACCTCGGAGGGTATGACCCGGTCCGCATAATTCGGGCACGCTGGGGTCCCCATTCACCGGGCTTCGGCCCAAGGAGGACACCATGCTCGAGCGCTGCTTCAAGAACCCCCTCACCCTCCACCGTCTCCACAGCGGACCTGCGGGGCCGTTTCTCGACGGGTTTGCGGAGTCCATGTGTGCCAAGGGCTACTCGTCCGAGACGAGCGGCTCGTACCGGCAAGCCGCCGACCACCTGGGCAGTGGGCCGCGCGCCGCGGCGTGCCGCGCTGCGCGCCTCCACGGTTATGCGGAGCCCCGACGCGGTCAACCCATGAAGGGGACGACGAAATGGTCCCGGAGGGCCGCATAGTGCCGCTTATGCGGAGCTCCGCATAAGCGGCAGAGGCGCTCCAGACCCGCGCGGTCGCCGGCCGGCACCCAGACGGCATCCATCCGACGGCTATCGGTTCCTCGTCGATCACCGCCGCAGGCCCTATCTCCAACCCCTCATCAAGCAGTAAGATAGGGTCAGGCGGACAGAGGAGGGAACTACACTATGAAGTGGATCGTGGCCGATCCGGAACACCTTGGGGGCAAGCCCCGCGTTGACGGCACCCGCATATCGATCGCGTTCCTTCTCGAGTCGCTCGCCGCTGGCATGACGATCCCGGAGATCGTGCGCGCGTATCCGACGCTGACCGAAGAGGCGGTGCGGGGAGCCCTGGAGGAGCTGGCCCAGTCGAAAGAACTCACCATCTCGTGAGAGTACTTCTCGATGAGAACCTCCCCGAGGGTCTCGTCGAACCGCTCAGACTCCTTGGGCACACGGTCGACTCAGTCGCGTCGCTTCGCCTGAAGGGTCTGGACAACGGTCGGCTCTACGGGGAGGTTGCCTCAGCCTACGATCTCTTCTTCACGAAGGACCGCGAGTTTGCCAATCGAGTCAGCACCCTGGCAGAGCCCGCTCCGGTCAGGGTGATCCTCACGGTTATACCCCAGCAGCCAGAGGCTCAATTTGTAGCCGCGTTCATGGCGAGTTTTGCCTCTACGGACTGGGCTATCGCTGGACCCGTGCGTGAGTGGCCGAGTTCCCCCTGACGCAGGGGCTTCGCCGTGCTGTGGAAAGCCTGGCCTCGCAGCCTGACACGCAGTACCGCTGTTGGAGCGTGCGACCTCGCGTCCCGTCACCCGCCTCGCCACCAAGGCCTTGAGCAACCCGATCCGCGGGGTTTCCTTCTGACTCATCGTGAGTGTCTCCCATGTCTTCATCGGGTGACACTTTCACGGAACAGTTACGGGGTGACATGTTCATAGACCAACAGCAGCTTCGAGGCTCCGGTTTGACCTTTCGGACGCGCTCTGGCAGGATCGGCGCGAGACGGGAGGGGAGTCCATCTCCCCTGCGACAAGGCTGAAAGACGCCCGCGGACGCGCCGAGCACGACCGACTCAAGGAGCGACCCATGGCCGCAGACGATGACTCTGTTCGGTTGCCACTGTACTGTCCACTGGTCATCAACGGTGAAGAGGGCAAGGCCGCGAACGGCCAGCAATTCAAGAGAGAGAACCCAGCAGACATCCGCCAGCTAGCCACCATCGCCGAGCAGGGGACGCCGGAGGACGCGCGCGCCGCCATTGACGCCGCCCGCGTCGCCTTCGACAGCAATGTCGGCAACTGGATTTACAACTACAAGCTCAGAGAGCAGGTGTTGTTTCGCACGGCTCGCCTGATCCGCGACAACGCTGACCGGCTGGCACGGGTGGTGAGCCTGGAAGTGGGCATGCCGATACGGCAGGCGGTGCCCCACGTCGCGGCCGCGGCCGACATCTTCGAGTTTTATGCCGGGCTGGCGGGCAAGATCTACGGAGAAAGTTTCACCCTGCCCAGTGGCTCCATGATCAACGTGGTCAAGGAACCGGTGGGCGTGGTGGGTTTGATAACCCCCTGGAACTTCCCTTTGACTCAGACCGCCAGGAAAGTGGCCCCGGCCCTTGCCGCCGGGTGCACCGTCGTAATCAAGCCGGCGAGTTATACCCCGGCGGCTGGCTACGAATTGGTGAAGCTGATGCTCCAGACCGGGCTACCCAAAGGTGTGCTGAACCTGGTCCCGGGGCCCGGGCATGTCGTCGGCTCGGAGATCATCGTCAACAAGAAGGTGGACAAGATCTCATTCACCGGCGAAACAGGCACCGGCAAGGCGATTGCGGCCCAGGCGGCTATCGAGGTGAAGCGGATCAGCCTGGAACTGGGGGGCAAAGCCCCTTACCTGATCTTCGACGACGCCGACGTGGAAGCTGCCGCCCGCGCCGCCGTCCTCGGGATGTTCCGCAATGCAGGCCAGGCCTGTGGCGCCACGACTCGGCTGCTCGTCCAGGATGGGATCCACGACCGGCTCCTTGCCCGCGTGGTGGAGTTGACCCGGAAGATCGAAGTCGGGCATCCATCCAGACAGTCCACCGACATGGGGCCGCTGATCTCCGGCAGCCAGGAGCGCGTGGTCCAGGGTTACATCAAGCTCGGACTGGACGCGGGATTCGATCTGGTCACCGGCGGCCACAAGCTCTCCGGTGACGCCTACGACCACGGCTATTACGTGGAGCCCACCATCTTCGATCGAGTCGATAATGCGTCCAAGCTCGGCCAGGAGGAGATTTTTGGCCCGGTGGTGACGGTGACCACCTTCAGGGATGAAAGCGAGGCGGTGGACCTGGCAAACGCGGTGGAGTTCGGGCTGGTGGCCGGGGTCTGGAGCGCCGACTACCCACGCGCGATGCGGGTGGCCCGCCGAATTCGCGCGGGGACGATCTGGATCTGGGACAACTACGCCCAGCCGGTCGAGGGTATCTGGGGAGGGTACAAGCAAAGTGGCATGGGGCGGGAGCTTGGCTACCACGGGCTGAACGACTTCATCGAGGTCAAGCAGATTTTCACCGACGGCACCGGTCTCACGATGAAGCCAGCGTATGGCCAGGTGATCAAGGAGTAGGAGGTGCCCATGATGCTTGGAGACATCGTCGAGCCGTCGGCCGTCGTGCGCAACTTGGACGCGGCGGTCGCGACGTCGGGGGTCAACCTGACCCCGTCTCACGCGATGCCGGTGTGGATGGTGACGGTGCCGAGACCGAGGCGGCGGTACTTGACGCCGCGGAGGCCGACTGCCTCCATGAGCGCGGAGAGCTCGGGCGGCGTGAGGAAGCGGTCCACCGACTGCGGGAGATAGGTGTAGGCCTCGCGGTCGCCGCCCACGAGCGCCCCCACGCGCGGCACGACGTGGTGAAAGTAGGCGCGGAAGAGGGGCGCCCAGCCGGGCAGGTCGGCCTGCGTGATCTCGAGCGCGACGACGCGGCCGCCGGGGCGCGAAACGCGGCGCATCTCCGCGAGCCCTTGCCGGAGATCGGCGAGGTTTCGCAGGAGGAAGGCCGAGGTCACGAACGCGAAGGTGCGCGCCTCGAAGGGCAGGGAGAGCGCGTCGGCCTCGACCAGCCGGATGCGGCTGCCCGTGTCCTCCGCGCGGCGCTTCTCCTCGGCGATCGTCAGCATTCCGTGGGCGAAGTCCGCGCCCACGATGGTCCGGTGAGGGTGGATCTGGCCCAGCTCGAGCGCCAGGTCGCCCGTGCCCGTCGCCAGGTCCAGGCCCGGCCCGTCGGGAGAGGGGATGGTCTCGCGCGCGGCTGCCCGCCGCCACGCGTGGTGCATGCCGAAGGTCATCAGGCCGTTCATCAGGTCGTAACGTCCCGCGATGCGCGAGAACATCTCGCTGACGAAGCGCGCCTTGCCCGGGCCCTCGCCGAGTCCGACGCTCAGAAGAGCCTCCCGCCCAGGACGGCGGCGAAGAGGATCAGCGCGATATACCCGTTGACGTTGAAGAAGGCGACGTCGAGCCGCGAGAGATTCGTCGGCGAGACCAGCGAATGCTCGTAGACGAACAGGCCCGCCACGACGACCACGCCCGCCCAGTAGAGCCAGCCGAGCCCCATCGTCCAGCCGAGCGCGCCGAAGGCGACGACCGTCAGCACGTGGCAGACCTTGGCGGCGTGAAGCGCGGGGGCGATACCGAAGCGCGCGGGGAAGGAATGGAGCCCGGCACGCC
This genomic window from Candidatus Rokuibacteriota bacterium contains:
- a CDS encoding DUF433 domain-containing protein, producing the protein MKWIVADPEHLGGKPRVDGTRISIAFLLESLAAGMTIPEIVRAYPTLTEEAVRGALEELAQSKELTIS
- a CDS encoding DUF5615 family PIN-like protein, yielding MRVLLDENLPEGLVEPLRLLGHTVDSVASLRLKGLDNGRLYGEVASAYDLFFTKDREFANRVSTLAEPAPVRVILTVIPQQPEAQFVAAFMASFASTDWAIAGPVREWPSSP
- a CDS encoding aldehyde dehydrogenase family protein, whose amino-acid sequence is MAADDDSVRLPLYCPLVINGEEGKAANGQQFKRENPADIRQLATIAEQGTPEDARAAIDAARVAFDSNVGNWIYNYKLREQVLFRTARLIRDNADRLARVVSLEVGMPIRQAVPHVAAAADIFEFYAGLAGKIYGESFTLPSGSMINVVKEPVGVVGLITPWNFPLTQTARKVAPALAAGCTVVIKPASYTPAAGYELVKLMLQTGLPKGVLNLVPGPGHVVGSEIIVNKKVDKISFTGETGTGKAIAAQAAIEVKRISLELGGKAPYLIFDDADVEAAARAAVLGMFRNAGQACGATTRLLVQDGIHDRLLARVVELTRKIEVGHPSRQSTDMGPLISGSQERVVQGYIKLGLDAGFDLVTGGHKLSGDAYDHGYYVEPTIFDRVDNASKLGQEEIFGPVVTVTTFRDESEAVDLANAVEFGLVAGVWSADYPRAMRVARRIRAGTIWIWDNYAQPVEGIWGGYKQSGMGRELGYHGLNDFIEVKQIFTDGTGLTMKPAYGQVIKE
- a CDS encoding ubiquinone/menaquinone biosynthesis methyltransferase, producing the protein MFSRIAGRYDLMNGLMTFGMHHAWRRAAARETIPSPDGPGLDLATGTGDLALELGQIHPHRTIVGADFAHGMLTIAEEKRRAEDTGSRIRLVEADALSLPFEARTFAFVTSAFLLRNLADLRQGLAEMRRVSRPGGRVVALEITQADLPGWAPLFRAYFHHVVPRVGALVGGDREAYTYLPQSVDRFLTPPELSALMEAVGLRGVKYRRLGLGTVTIHTGIA